From the genome of Desulfovibrio porci, one region includes:
- a CDS encoding helix-turn-helix domain-containing protein, with amino-acid sequence MPENEAARYLGVSPNTLRSWRCQKIGPVYHKSGRAVRYSKADLDIWQATNRILTVDSQEIQGRFDGMSR; translated from the coding sequence ATGCCTGAGAACGAAGCCGCACGATACCTTGGCGTCTCGCCCAACACACTGCGCAGTTGGCGGTGTCAAAAAATAGGCCCGGTTTATCATAAGTCGGGCCGGGCAGTGCGTTATTCAAAAGCTGACCTTGATATTTGGCAAGCTACTAATCGCATTCTGACGGTAGACTCTCAGGAGATTCAGGGACGTTTTGATGGAATGTCGCGCTGA
- a CDS encoding ketoacyl-ACP synthase III has translation MLHNMLAYGIENIGYALGSHCIDNIQAAASYSKSEDFIRDKIGFLTLRRMGQEQSLQSLCKDAFNDLTKKHSFRPESCELLIVVTQNPDGGHALPHISALLQNELGLSTNIAAFDIGLGCSGYVYALSIACAFMQLNNINNGLLFTADPYSSILNYNDANTQLLFGDAATCTLLSNSPKYKLGKSCFGTDGSRADSLCLLSNGILDMKGRDIFNFSLSTIPDIIKQCVENNKLDKEDIDCLLLHHASKFIVDTIGQRLSLPNATVPFLLQDIGNCVSSTIPIALSRLDSNFKNILISGFGVGLSWGASVLFHTEL, from the coding sequence ATGCTGCATAATATGCTGGCTTATGGGATTGAAAATATAGGCTACGCCCTTGGAAGCCACTGCATTGATAATATACAAGCGGCAGCCTCTTATAGTAAGTCAGAAGATTTTATAAGAGATAAAATTGGCTTTCTCACACTGCGCCGCATGGGGCAAGAGCAAAGCCTGCAATCTTTATGCAAAGATGCCTTTAACGATTTAACTAAAAAGCATAGTTTTAGACCCGAAAGTTGTGAATTACTGATAGTCGTTACGCAAAACCCTGATGGCGGTCATGCTCTTCCCCACATCTCAGCTTTATTACAAAACGAATTAGGTCTTTCTACAAATATTGCTGCTTTTGATATTGGGCTTGGATGTTCTGGCTATGTTTATGCGTTGAGCATAGCCTGTGCTTTTATGCAACTAAACAATATTAACAATGGTCTTTTATTTACGGCAGACCCTTATTCTTCTATCCTGAATTATAATGATGCTAATACACAGCTTCTTTTTGGAGATGCAGCCACTTGCACTTTATTATCTAATTCACCTAAATATAAATTAGGAAAATCCTGCTTTGGCACAGATGGTAGCCGAGCAGATTCTTTATGTCTCTTGTCAAATGGCATTCTTGATATGAAAGGTCGTGATATATTCAATTTTTCTTTGAGTACAATACCTGACATAATTAAACAATGCGTAGAGAATAACAAACTGGATAAAGAAGATATAGATTGCCTGCTATTGCATCATGCCTCAAAATTTATTGTTGATACTATTGGGCAAAGGCTATCTCTGCCCAATGCTACTGTTCCCTTCCTCCTTCAAGATATAGGCAATTGTGTTTCTTCTACTATCCCAATTGCGCTCTCTCGCCTTGATAGTAATTTCAAAAACATTCTGATTTCAGGCTTTGGTGTCGGCCTGTCATGGGGAGCTAGTGTTCTATTCCATACTGAGCTTTGA
- a CDS encoding acyl carrier protein produces the protein MSVTSQDIIEIIRDVKPKLAKREIMPDTPLTAEGLDSLDLMNVYFLVEERFQVKLEMNEDEGTAQLLSVQDILDHIRG, from the coding sequence ATGTCTGTAACTTCTCAAGATATTATTGAAATTATTAGAGATGTCAAGCCGAAGCTGGCGAAACGAGAAATCATGCCTGATACCCCACTTACAGCGGAGGGCCTAGATTCCCTTGATTTGATGAATGTCTATTTTCTTGTTGAGGAGCGTTTTCAAGTCAAGCTTGAGATGAATGAAGATGAGGGAACTGCGCAACTTTTAAGTGTTCAGGATATCTTGGATCATATTCGTGGCTAG
- a CDS encoding tyrosine-type recombinase/integrase, with translation MPRTNNARERFLTPQEARALLDELKRRSHQTWLMALVSMHCGLRFGEIARLRRADVRFESNTLYIAESKSGRSRYAVMTDEVVMTLCDLPKGPMSALLFPARDGGVMRAASESFNRAVDKLGLNNSGEVIRKADGRETHLKIQDRRQRVVFHTLRHTYASWLPCGGQAQLTIADRLGHHSLKMTKRYTHLMDATRNITAKTISATFHQNVPESPESLPSECD, from the coding sequence TTGCCCAGGACCAACAATGCGCGAGAGCGTTTCCTTACGCCTCAAGAGGCCAGAGCTCTGCTCGATGAATTGAAGAGACGGAGCCATCAGACATGGCTGATGGCACTGGTGAGTATGCATTGCGGCCTGCGCTTTGGCGAGATTGCCCGCCTGCGCCGGGCTGATGTGCGCTTTGAGAGCAATACCCTCTATATTGCTGAATCCAAAAGCGGACGCTCGCGATACGCGGTCATGACAGATGAAGTGGTCATGACTCTGTGCGATTTGCCCAAAGGCCCAATGAGTGCTCTGCTTTTCCCAGCGAGAGATGGTGGTGTCATGAGGGCTGCGTCTGAATCCTTCAACCGTGCTGTGGATAAACTTGGGCTGAATAATTCCGGTGAAGTCATCAGAAAGGCAGATGGACGGGAAACGCATCTGAAAATTCAGGACAGACGGCAGCGTGTTGTCTTCCATACCTTGCGGCATACCTATGCCTCTTGGCTGCCCTGTGGTGGGCAGGCGCAGCTCACCATTGCAGACAGGCTGGGCCATCATTCGCTGAAAATGACCAAGCGCTACACCCATCTTATGGATGCAACCCGCAATATCACGGCCAAAACCATCAGCGCGACATTCCATCAAAACGTCCCTGAATCTCCTGAGAGTCTACCGTCAGAATGCGATTAG